One part of the Sorangiineae bacterium MSr11954 genome encodes these proteins:
- a CDS encoding RES domain-containing protein — translation MDQERPRPPPHHVPTTAREWEYGGVLPAGYGLPSRRQLELEWLPAFVIDALTPPSTGDRFDDLAERWKETTVRDVHGLRLRVERAGTTARRTWHYDNNGYWTRFTDFDGATWHRSFGSWNHLREMIDPLGSRTSFEHTKREQLARVTDAGGTVHGYAYDLRNRLSEVRRHGGVRESYTYDAAGELAEKVDANGNVLVRYERKDEGRHVVRTLANGERHELRYTAARQLQSASAEAPDGKRDEYAFAYNLVGARVCDERNGVGVRCRFLGAKLAEMRVLEQFVTRYTWTSENTLGIVDPTGAKHTIQRCHGGVIRRTTSNRVTEISHYHPDGYCLSKMAMVAGGLWKRTYERSEEGDVLAIRDSLRGRRSFTYDAAHRLVGELLPDGASRAFKHTRGGDLFEAPGLRGVTLDEHRLHDANGNRFEYDHRHHVAAVYTPNGTVHLRRDARDQLVVLHGPGVGVWSARYDVLGRRIETTHNGATTSFYWDSDRLVAEILPDKRLRVYIYADELAFAPFMFVDYASGDAELESGKRYVILANHLGAPELIQDDAGAVVWRAWYEAYGLAHVEVGADFHQPVRWPGHYFDAATRLHYNRFRYYSPELGRYVESDPDGIRGGLNLHAYADGNPLRYVDLRGLGCGDGNRDPNNDEDRPEQESSARPKVADEVFHLVTSPGAGQGVLCGIDKRFFNPESRFGKAFYVAEEPGTAFAEVAHHEMSTTHGIRFSVDHRATRILDLTDPHVAKEWGYHGGEISSETRALGPRAKEAGYNTIRYPSERASGGTNLAILDDYNQILTPRMISPAT, via the coding sequence ATGGATCAGGAGCGCCCGCGCCCGCCGCCGCATCACGTACCGACCACGGCGCGGGAATGGGAGTACGGGGGCGTCCTTCCCGCGGGCTATGGTCTGCCCTCACGGCGACAACTCGAGCTCGAGTGGTTGCCGGCGTTCGTCATCGATGCGCTAACGCCGCCTTCGACCGGTGACCGATTCGACGATCTCGCGGAGCGCTGGAAGGAGACGACCGTACGTGACGTGCACGGCTTGCGGCTGCGCGTGGAGCGCGCGGGCACAACGGCGCGGCGCACGTGGCACTACGACAACAACGGCTATTGGACGCGCTTCACGGACTTCGATGGGGCCACGTGGCATCGGTCCTTCGGCTCGTGGAACCATCTGCGTGAGATGATCGATCCGCTCGGATCGCGCACCTCGTTCGAGCACACGAAGCGCGAACAGCTCGCGCGCGTGACGGATGCGGGCGGGACGGTCCACGGGTACGCCTACGACCTGCGCAATCGCCTCTCGGAAGTTCGGCGGCACGGCGGTGTGCGCGAATCGTACACGTACGACGCCGCCGGCGAGCTCGCGGAGAAAGTCGACGCAAACGGCAACGTGCTCGTGCGCTACGAGCGCAAAGACGAGGGCCGGCACGTCGTGCGCACGCTCGCAAACGGCGAGCGGCACGAGCTGCGCTACACGGCTGCACGGCAGCTCCAATCGGCGAGCGCCGAGGCCCCGGACGGCAAGCGCGACGAATACGCGTTCGCGTACAATTTGGTAGGCGCCCGCGTTTGCGATGAACGCAATGGGGTCGGCGTTCGGTGCCGGTTCTTGGGCGCGAAGCTCGCCGAGATGCGCGTGCTCGAGCAATTCGTGACGCGCTACACGTGGACGAGCGAAAACACGCTCGGAATCGTCGATCCAACTGGCGCCAAGCACACCATCCAACGGTGCCACGGTGGCGTCATCCGCAGGACGACCTCGAACCGGGTCACGGAGATCAGCCACTACCACCCCGACGGCTACTGCCTTTCCAAGATGGCGATGGTGGCCGGGGGCCTCTGGAAGCGCACATACGAACGTTCCGAAGAGGGTGACGTTCTCGCCATTCGAGACAGCCTGCGCGGCCGCCGCTCATTCACGTACGACGCTGCGCACCGGCTCGTGGGCGAGCTGCTCCCCGACGGCGCGAGCCGCGCCTTCAAGCACACGCGCGGCGGAGACCTCTTCGAAGCTCCGGGTCTTCGCGGCGTCACCCTGGACGAGCACCGCCTCCACGACGCCAACGGCAACCGCTTCGAATACGACCACCGCCACCACGTCGCAGCCGTGTACACGCCGAACGGCACGGTCCATCTTCGCCGCGATGCGCGCGATCAGCTCGTCGTCCTGCACGGGCCCGGGGTTGGCGTGTGGTCGGCACGCTACGATGTCCTCGGCCGCCGCATCGAGACCACGCACAACGGGGCAACGACGTCGTTTTATTGGGACTCGGACCGCCTCGTCGCGGAGATTCTGCCGGACAAGCGCCTTCGCGTGTACATCTATGCCGACGAGCTCGCCTTCGCGCCCTTCATGTTCGTTGACTACGCGAGTGGGGACGCGGAGCTGGAGAGCGGGAAGCGCTACGTCATCCTGGCGAACCACCTCGGCGCGCCGGAGTTGATCCAAGACGACGCCGGCGCCGTCGTGTGGCGCGCCTGGTACGAGGCGTACGGGCTCGCGCACGTCGAGGTCGGTGCGGATTTCCACCAGCCGGTACGCTGGCCGGGGCACTACTTCGATGCGGCGACGCGGCTGCATTACAACCGGTTTCGGTACTACAGCCCGGAGCTCGGGCGGTACGTGGAGAGCGATCCCGATGGTATCCGCGGCGGGCTCAATCTGCATGCGTATGCCGACGGGAACCCTCTCCGATACGTGGACTTGCGGGGGCTGGGCTGCGGCGATGGCAACCGGGATCCGAACAACGACGAGGATCGGCCGGAGCAAGAGTCGTCTGCGCGACCGAAGGTCGCGGATGAGGTCTTCCACTTGGTGACGAGCCCGGGAGCGGGGCAAGGTGTTCTATGCGGTATTGACAAGAGATTCTTCAACCCGGAGAGTCGATTTGGTAAGGCATTCTATGTGGCTGAAGAACCCGGCACGGCCTTCGCGGAAGTAGCGCATCATGAAATGAGCACAACGCATGGTATCCGTTTTTCCGTAGACCACCGTGCGACGCGCATCCTGGATTTAACAGATCCGCATGTGGCGAAGGAATGGGGATACCATGGGGGAGAAATTTCTTCCGAAACGAGAGCCTTAGGACCACGCGCAAAGGAGGCCGGCTACAACACCATCCGATATCCGTCCGAACGAGCCAGCGGAGGAACCAATTTGGCCATCCTCGATGATTATAACCAAATCCTGACACCACGAATGATAAGCCCAGCGACATGA
- a CDS encoding VOC family protein: MNILKPHVSLNVSNIDASVAFYERAFGVKATKRRPGYAKFDLAAPALNLTMQEAPRTGVNASHFGVQVGSTEDVAVAWSRFKQAGLETFTEGNTACCYAMQDKVWIRDPDGNHWEVFVVTGDAATMGQGPEQLQSAACTPAAGANDASTRGTCCG, encoded by the coding sequence ATGAACATCCTCAAGCCGCACGTGTCGCTCAACGTTTCGAACATCGATGCCTCGGTCGCGTTTTACGAGCGCGCCTTCGGGGTGAAGGCCACCAAGCGCCGGCCCGGTTATGCCAAGTTCGACTTGGCGGCGCCGGCGCTCAACCTCACGATGCAAGAGGCTCCTAGGACGGGCGTGAACGCATCCCATTTCGGCGTGCAGGTCGGGAGCACCGAAGATGTCGCCGTGGCGTGGTCGCGGTTCAAGCAGGCGGGGCTCGAGACCTTCACGGAGGGAAATACCGCGTGCTGCTACGCCATGCAGGACAAGGTCTGGATACGCGATCCCGACGGGAACCATTGGGAGGTCTTCGTGGTGACAGGCGACGCGGCCACGATGGGACAGGGCCCGGAGCAGCTCCAGAGCGCGGCGTGCACGCCGGCGGCGGGCGCTAACGACGCCAGCACGCGCGGCACTTGCTGCGGCTGA
- a CDS encoding metalloregulator ArsR/SmtB family transcription factor — MASKLEHHAEQLGALGHPVRLAILRFVVQAGPEGASAGEIQGHVDLPASTLSHHLKRLVDAGVVQTRGEGTFHYYSANYEALRKLTAYLWEDCCKNGGKGSCC, encoded by the coding sequence GTGGCCTCGAAGTTGGAACATCACGCCGAGCAGCTTGGAGCCTTGGGACACCCCGTGCGCCTTGCCATCCTCCGCTTCGTCGTGCAGGCGGGGCCCGAGGGCGCGTCCGCCGGAGAAATTCAGGGGCACGTCGATCTTCCGGCGTCGACCTTGAGCCATCACCTGAAACGCCTCGTGGACGCGGGGGTCGTGCAGACCCGCGGCGAGGGTACATTCCACTACTACTCGGCCAATTACGAGGCGCTTCGCAAGCTCACGGCGTACCTATGGGAGGATTGCTGCAAAAACGGCGGCAAGGGCTCCTGCTGCTGA
- a CDS encoding DUF3630 family protein produces the protein MASGHLCINLSEKVSWEDFPSFAAALLERIGGTRVGTMDAVDARLWDIVIDEHRVILVFDDFPAMVSLEARDREGDDVLRRVHARLKEK, from the coding sequence ATGGCATCTGGACATCTCTGCATAAATCTCTCTGAAAAGGTCTCGTGGGAAGACTTCCCTTCGTTTGCTGCCGCGCTGTTGGAGCGCATCGGTGGAACAAGGGTGGGCACTATGGACGCAGTCGACGCTCGATTATGGGATATCGTTATCGACGAACATCGCGTGATATTGGTGTTCGACGACTTTCCCGCGATGGTGTCCTTGGAAGCGCGCGACCGCGAAGGTGATGATGTGCTCCGGCGAGTGCACGCCCGGCTCAAGGAAAAATAG
- a CDS encoding chitobiase/beta-hexosaminidase C-terminal domain-containing protein translates to MAACFAVAGMVGVAGCGGTDPDATGSTGEDVSDVSDEPGVVATPQFDPPQGAFTAARNISLATATAGATIRYTVDGTTPDATSPAYVGPVAIARTMTIKAIAFKSGWQPSGVQSVTYFVDIPMGTVAPVEFVPGSGDFSNDVTVSLSSQTEGATICYTLDGSLPVCDAGQCGGGSTRDAASVPAEVTATGQRIRAIACKSGMDTSSETYADYTLTAAAPTFDPPPGVIDPTRRVKVTTTTHGAEIHYRLDGARPNCYSPILEGGTFPDIFTSDTTVRALACKKNYVRSTVVDANYLGPKCPSQTVTTRAQLEALSRCTTIAGSLRISSLAGVTDLAPLSRLQRIESSLIIEQNPDLRSLHGLESLTSVGYDMSVRGNDALSSLGGLEKLASVGYELYVGYNPQLTSLNGLDALTSVGTNLEIAGNAALTRIDGFPSLQTVGIVLQIRFNGATEWIGPRSLTRVMALSIIGEKKLLHVGGFPALKEIHGLLDVSNNDVLAEIDDMPALTKIGSTATFTDNPALAALPAFASVRELGGLRVWSNGLTRLEAFKQVTAVREDISIGGSPQLTLLDLSSIETIGSRLELFDLPALRSLEGLRGLTTVKGENMRLRGNVGFANLRGLEHLTTVKGELSISGGGLSDLSGLDSLTSVGILNVRGTTDLRSLRGLEKLARIEGVRGMSYTSQIEGNAALTEIGGLNALTYLGSSFSISKNPKLTHLDGLHGLTSAASYFYLRDNPVLTKLDGLDALAEAQSGLFIIGNAITSLEDLRALTRVNYDLEIRESSLTNLGLRALTSVGGSLTVSDCAALPNLDGFDALSSVGIDLSIENNAALTRTDGLSHLTSLGKGTSTRGRLIVRQNPVLPPCQPTAIATSLQSHGYQGTVDIRENGGTGTCN, encoded by the coding sequence ATGGCGGCGTGCTTTGCCGTAGCGGGCATGGTGGGCGTGGCGGGATGCGGCGGCACCGATCCCGACGCGACGGGGTCGACGGGCGAGGACGTGTCCGACGTGTCGGACGAGCCCGGCGTCGTCGCCACGCCGCAGTTCGACCCACCCCAGGGGGCCTTCACCGCGGCACGAAACATTTCCCTCGCCACCGCCACCGCCGGCGCGACCATTCGCTACACGGTGGATGGCACCACGCCCGATGCGACCTCTCCGGCTTACGTTGGGCCCGTCGCCATTGCCCGAACGATGACCATCAAAGCCATCGCGTTCAAATCGGGATGGCAACCCTCCGGGGTTCAGTCGGTCACGTACTTCGTGGACATTCCGATGGGAACCGTGGCGCCGGTCGAATTCGTGCCCGGCTCGGGCGACTTTTCGAATGACGTCACCGTCAGCCTCTCGAGCCAGACCGAGGGCGCGACCATCTGCTACACGCTCGACGGCTCTTTGCCGGTGTGCGACGCGGGCCAGTGCGGTGGTGGCTCCACGCGCGACGCGGCGAGCGTTCCGGCGGAGGTGACCGCGACCGGCCAACGAATTCGTGCGATCGCATGCAAGAGCGGCATGGACACGTCCTCGGAGACCTATGCCGACTACACCTTGACCGCGGCCGCTCCGACGTTCGATCCCCCGCCAGGCGTCATCGATCCAACGAGACGGGTGAAGGTCACCACCACCACGCACGGGGCGGAGATTCATTATCGGCTCGACGGTGCCAGACCGAATTGCTACAGCCCCATCCTCGAGGGCGGCACATTCCCGGACATTTTCACGAGCGACACCACGGTCCGAGCGCTGGCGTGCAAAAAGAACTATGTGCGCAGCACCGTCGTCGACGCGAACTACCTCGGCCCCAAGTGCCCCAGTCAGACCGTCACGACCCGCGCGCAGCTCGAAGCGCTCTCGCGCTGCACCACCATCGCGGGCTCACTCCGAATCAGCTCGCTCGCAGGCGTGACGGATCTGGCTCCCCTGAGCCGCTTGCAGCGGATTGAGAGCTCGCTCATCATCGAGCAGAACCCTGATTTGCGCTCACTCCACGGCTTGGAGTCGCTGACGAGCGTCGGTTACGATATGTCGGTGCGCGGAAATGACGCATTGAGCTCACTGGGCGGTCTCGAGAAGCTCGCCAGCGTCGGTTACGAGCTGTACGTGGGGTACAATCCCCAGCTCACGTCGCTGAACGGCCTCGATGCGCTGACGAGCGTTGGCACCAACCTGGAGATCGCCGGAAATGCTGCTCTCACTCGGATCGATGGGTTCCCGTCACTGCAAACCGTCGGCATCGTGCTCCAGATTCGGTTCAATGGGGCCACCGAATGGATCGGTCCGAGATCCCTGACGCGCGTCATGGCGCTCTCCATCATCGGCGAAAAGAAGCTGCTGCACGTGGGCGGCTTCCCTGCGCTGAAGGAAATTCATGGATTGCTCGATGTGTCGAACAATGACGTGTTGGCCGAGATCGATGACATGCCGGCGCTGACCAAGATAGGTAGCACGGCCACGTTTACGGACAATCCTGCGCTCGCGGCCCTACCGGCTTTCGCCAGCGTGCGCGAGCTCGGCGGTTTGCGTGTTTGGTCCAATGGGCTGACCCGCCTCGAGGCGTTCAAACAGGTTACCGCGGTCCGTGAGGACATTTCCATCGGGGGGAGCCCCCAACTGACCTTGCTCGATCTGAGCAGCATCGAGACGATCGGCAGTCGCCTGGAGCTCTTCGACTTGCCGGCGCTGCGTTCGCTCGAGGGGTTGCGCGGTTTGACCACGGTCAAAGGCGAGAACATGCGACTCCGGGGAAATGTTGGATTCGCAAATCTTCGAGGGCTCGAGCACCTGACCACGGTCAAAGGCGAGCTGTCGATTTCGGGAGGAGGGTTGTCGGACCTGAGCGGGCTGGATAGTCTGACCTCCGTGGGGATCCTCAACGTGCGCGGCACCACGGATCTCCGTAGCCTGCGGGGTCTCGAGAAACTTGCTCGAATCGAGGGCGTGCGGGGCATGTCCTATACGAGCCAAATCGAAGGGAATGCCGCCCTGACCGAGATTGGCGGTTTGAATGCGCTCACCTACCTCGGTTCGTCATTTTCCATTTCCAAGAACCCCAAGCTGACGCACCTCGATGGTCTGCATGGGCTGACGTCGGCCGCGTCGTATTTTTACTTGCGCGACAATCCGGTGCTGACGAAGCTCGACGGGCTCGATGCGCTCGCCGAAGCGCAATCCGGCCTCTTCATCATCGGAAACGCCATCACCTCACTCGAAGATCTGCGCGCCCTCACCCGCGTCAACTACGATCTCGAGATCCGAGAGAGCTCTCTGACCAACCTCGGTCTGCGGGCGTTGACCTCGGTCGGCGGGTCTCTCACCGTGAGTGACTGCGCGGCGCTTCCAAATCTGGATGGCTTCGATGCTCTAAGTTCGGTCGGCATCGATCTATCGATCGAAAACAACGCTGCGCTGACCCGCACCGACGGGCTCTCGCACCTCACGTCACTTGGAAAAGGAACGAGCACCCGTGGCCGTTTGATCGTCCGGCAAAACCCCGTCTTGCCGCCGTGCCAACCCACCGCCATTGCCACGTCGCTGCAGAGTCATGGCTACCAAGGCACGGTCGATATCCGCGAGAACGGGGGCACGGGCACCTGCAACTAG
- a CDS encoding VOC family protein: MQEAPRTGVNASHFGVQVGSTEDVTVAWSRFKQAGLETFTEENTACCYAMQDKVWIRDPDGNHWEVFARTPRPMCNRQRSFRGRARRRPR, encoded by the coding sequence ATGCAAGAAGCTCCTAGGACGGGCGTAAACGCTTCCCATTTCGGCGTGCAGGTCGGGAGCACCGAAGATGTCACCGTGGCGTGGTCGCGGTTCAAGCAGGCGGGGCTCGAGACGTTCACGGAGGAAAATACCGCGTGCTGCTACGCCATGCAGGACAAGGTCTGGATACGCGATCCCGACGGGAACCATTGGGAGGTCTTCGCTCGGACGCCCCGCCCGATGTGCAATCGTCAAAGGAGTTTCAGGGGGCGTGCCCGGCGTCGGCCACGGTGA